GTCGACATCCTCGTCCGGGCGGGCGTCAAGCGCCTGTACGGAGTCGTCGGCGACAGCCTCAACCCGGTCGTGGACGCCATCCGACGCACCAAGGACATCGACTGGGTCCAGGTGCGGCACGAGGAGACCGCCGCCTTCGCGGCCGGTGCCGAGGCCCAGATCACCGGGAACCTCGCCGCCTGCGCGGGCTCCTGCGGCCCCGGCAACCTCCACCTGATCAACGGCCTGTACGACGCGCACCGCTCCATGGCGCCGGTCCTCGCGCTCGCCGCGCAGATCCCGTCGAGCGAGATCGGGCTCGGGTACTTCCAGGAGACCCATCCGGACCAGCTGTTCCGCGAATGCAGTCACTACAGCGAGCTGATCTCGACGCCGAAGCAGATGCCGCGGCTGCTGCAGACCGCCATCCAGAACGCCGTCGGGCAAGGTGGTGTGAGTGTGGTGTCCCTGCCCGGGGACATCGCGGCCGAGCCCGCGCCGGAGCAGGGCGCCGAGACCGCGCTGGTCACGTCGCGTCCCACCGTGCGGCCCGGTGACACCGAGATCGAGCAGCTCGCCGCGATGATCGACGAAGCCGACAAGATCACCCTGTTCTGCGGCAGCGGCACCGCGGGCGCGCACGCCGAGGTGATGGAGTTCGCCGAGAAGGTGAAGTCCCCCGTGGGCCACGCCCTGCGCGGCAAGGAGTGGATCCAGTACGACAACCCGTACGACGTGGGCATGAGCGGCCTGCTGGGCTACGGCGCCGCCTACGAGGCCACGCACGAGTGCGACCTGCTGATCCTGCTCGGCACGGACTTCCCGTACAACGCCTTCCTGCCGGACGATGTCAAGATCGTCCAGGTCGATGTCCGTCCCGAGCGCCTCGGGCGCCGCTCGAAGCTGGATCTCGCCGTCTGGGGCGACGTGCGCGAGACGCTGCGCTGTCTGACCCCGCGCATCTCGCCGAAGTCGAACCGCAAGTTCCTCGACAAGATGCTCAAGAAGCACGCCGACGCGTTGGAAGGCGTGGTGAAGGCGTACACGCGCAAGGTCGAGAAGCACGTCCCGATCCATCCCGAGTACGTCGCATCGGTCCTCGACGACCTCGCCGCCGACGACGCGGTGTTCACCGTCGACACCGGCATGTGCAACGTGTGGGCGGCCCGCTATCTCACCCCGAACGGCAGGCGCCGCATCATCGGCTCCTTCAGCCACGGCTCGATGGCGAACGCCCTGCCGCAGGCGATCGGCGCCCAGTTCGTCGACCGGAAGCGGCAGGTCGTGTCCATGTCGGGCGACGGCGGTTTCTCGATGCTGATGGGTGATTTCCTCACCCTCGTCCAGCACGACCTGCCCGTGAAGGTCGTGCTGTTCAACAACTCCTCGCTGGGCATGGTGGAGCTGGAGATGCTGGTGGCCGGACTGCCGAACTACGGCACGGCCAACCACAACCCGGACTTCGCCGCCGTCGCCCGCGCCGCGGGTGCCTACGGCGTACGGGTGGAGAAGCCCAAGCAGCTCGCCGGCGCCCTCAAGGACGCCTTCGCGCACAAGGGCCCCGCCCTGGTCGACATCGTGACCGACCCGAACGCCCTCTCCATCCCGCCCAAGATCAGCTCGGACATGGTGACCGGCTTCGCCCTCTCCGCCAGCAAGATCGTCCTGGACGGCGGCGTGGGCCGCATGCTGCAGATGGCCCGCTCCAATCTGCGGAACGTGCCGAGGCCGTGACCGCGGCCCCGGCACCGGAACCCGTCAGGCGGGTCGCAGCCGCAGCGTGACGATCTGGAACGGACGCAGCGCGAGCGCGAGGCCCGCCTCGCCCGTGCCCGCCTCGTGCAGCGGACGTTCCAGCAGGTCCGTCACCTCCGCCCGGGCCACCGGGAAGGAGGTGCGGAGCGTGGCCGCAGCCCGGCCGCCGCGCGACTCGTAGAGACGTACGATCACGTCGCCGCTGCGGTCGTCGGCGAGTTTCACCGACTCGACCGTGACCGCCGGGTGGTCGACGTCCACCAGGGACGGCAGGACGGGGGAGTCCGCCACTCGCAGGGGCAGGTTGAGCGCGAGGCCCTCCGCCACCGCGTCGCCGGTCGCGGCCCCGGGCAGCAGCGCGTACGTGAAGCGGTGCCTGCCCTGGTCCGTCTCCGGGTCCGGGCTGTGCGGGGCCCGAAGGAGCGTGAGCCGGACCGTGGTGCCGAGCGCGTCGGCGTGCTCGGTGCGCGTCACGTCGTGGCCGTACGTCGCGTCGTTGAGCACCGCGACGCCGTACCCCTCCTCCGCCACCCGCAGCCAGCGGTGCGCACAGATCTCGTAACGCGCCGCGTCCCAGCCCGTGTTGGCGTGCGTGGGCCGGTGCACATGGCCGAACTGGATCTCGGCGGCAGATCGTTCGGCGTGCACGTCGAGGGGGAACGCGGCCTTGAGGACCTTCTCCGACTCGCGCCAGTCGACGTCCGTGACGACGTCCAGGCGCCTGCTGCCCGCCGCGAGCCGGATCTCCTGCGTGATCCGCGACGCCCCGAAGGTCCGCACGACCCGCACCGCGACCCGCAGCGGCCCGTCCTCGACGAGCTCGACGGAGTCGGCGTCGGTGAGGTCGGTGTGCCGGCGCCGGTAGTGCTTGTCGAGGTCCCACGCGTCGTAGTGCGTGGGGTGGTCGGGGTGCAGCTGGAGGAGGTTGCCGGGGGCGGCGAGCACCTCGCGGCCCGCGTCCAGGTCCTTGACGGAGGCGAGCAGCCCGGCGGCGTCGACGGTGACGCTCAGGTGCTCGTTGGTGAGCAGGATCGTGTCACCGGTCGTGTGCGCCACCGCGCCCGCCCCGGCGTCCCGTGCCGCGTCGACGCTCTGCGTGCCGTGCGCGGGCACGTCGATCCGCACCAGCATGCCGTCACCGGGGTCGACGACCTCACT
The sequence above is a segment of the Streptomyces sp. Je 1-369 genome. Coding sequences within it:
- a CDS encoding pyruvate dehydrogenase yields the protein MAKQNVAEQFVDILVRAGVKRLYGVVGDSLNPVVDAIRRTKDIDWVQVRHEETAAFAAGAEAQITGNLAACAGSCGPGNLHLINGLYDAHRSMAPVLALAAQIPSSEIGLGYFQETHPDQLFRECSHYSELISTPKQMPRLLQTAIQNAVGQGGVSVVSLPGDIAAEPAPEQGAETALVTSRPTVRPGDTEIEQLAAMIDEADKITLFCGSGTAGAHAEVMEFAEKVKSPVGHALRGKEWIQYDNPYDVGMSGLLGYGAAYEATHECDLLILLGTDFPYNAFLPDDVKIVQVDVRPERLGRRSKLDLAVWGDVRETLRCLTPRISPKSNRKFLDKMLKKHADALEGVVKAYTRKVEKHVPIHPEYVASVLDDLAADDAVFTVDTGMCNVWAARYLTPNGRRRIIGSFSHGSMANALPQAIGAQFVDRKRQVVSMSGDGGFSMLMGDFLTLVQHDLPVKVVLFNNSSLGMVELEMLVAGLPNYGTANHNPDFAAVARAAGAYGVRVEKPKQLAGALKDAFAHKGPALVDIVTDPNALSIPPKISSDMVTGFALSASKIVLDGGVGRMLQMARSNLRNVPRP